One Bradyrhizobium zhanjiangense DNA segment encodes these proteins:
- a CDS encoding extracellular solute-binding protein: MKLTRRTLIKAGASAVAFPTIISRSWAQDAKQLHVGVYNSALGKLIQKEVIPKFEAEFKCRVFTIEGATLSNIAALRATRDTPRFSMMMMDDVGIPQAKQEGLIDKLDTGKIPNLEKVYKRYLFEEGYGVGFSISSAAMFINPQVTKPLESYEQIFDAKYRKQILLNTPKNTQSVLMLIVATALTTGKPLQEAQYLVDSGWDKLAALKPNVLTIYDSEAQVLQVAQGQATIGGIEYSKAIYPHTAKGMPIDMTFPKEGAFTGINSMTLVKNAPEPELACALINRILEPSVAKMLSEQTLSAPSVGGIDFKPETAKFLAYPDTKATDLGLFTPDWKFIVPRRGPWLERYNQVFTS; encoded by the coding sequence ATGAAGCTGACACGTAGGACTCTCATTAAGGCCGGTGCATCCGCGGTTGCTTTCCCGACGATCATCAGCCGGTCGTGGGCGCAGGACGCCAAGCAACTGCATGTCGGCGTCTACAACTCCGCGCTGGGCAAGCTGATCCAGAAGGAGGTCATTCCCAAGTTCGAGGCCGAGTTCAAGTGCCGCGTCTTCACCATCGAAGGCGCGACGCTGTCTAACATCGCCGCCCTCCGCGCCACACGTGATACGCCGCGCTTCAGCATGATGATGATGGACGATGTCGGAATCCCCCAGGCCAAGCAGGAAGGGTTGATCGACAAGCTCGATACCGGGAAAATTCCCAACCTCGAGAAGGTCTATAAGCGCTATCTGTTCGAGGAAGGCTACGGCGTCGGCTTCTCGATCTCGAGCGCGGCCATGTTCATCAATCCGCAAGTGACGAAGCCGCTCGAGAGCTATGAGCAGATCTTCGACGCGAAATATCGCAAGCAGATCTTGCTCAATACGCCCAAGAACACCCAGAGCGTGCTGATGCTCATCGTGGCGACGGCGCTCACGACCGGCAAGCCGCTGCAGGAGGCGCAATATCTGGTCGACAGCGGCTGGGACAAGCTCGCTGCTCTCAAGCCCAACGTCCTGACGATCTACGACAGCGAGGCGCAGGTGCTCCAGGTGGCGCAGGGCCAGGCGACGATCGGCGGCATCGAATACTCGAAGGCGATCTATCCGCACACGGCCAAGGGCATGCCGATCGACATGACCTTCCCCAAGGAAGGTGCGTTCACCGGCATCAACAGCATGACGCTGGTCAAGAATGCGCCCGAGCCGGAGCTCGCCTGTGCCCTGATCAACCGCATTCTGGAGCCCTCGGTCGCCAAGATGCTGTCCGAGCAGACGCTCAGCGCGCCGTCGGTGGGCGGCATCGACTTCAAGCCGGAGACGGCCAAGTTCCTGGCCTATCCCGACACCAAGGCGACCGATCTCGGACTGTTCACGCCGGACTGGAAGTTCATCGTTCCGCGCCGCGGTCCGTGGCTGGAGCGCTATAATCAGGTGTTCACGAGCTAG
- a CDS encoding ABC transporter ATP-binding protein, producing MRSSEVRLDRLSKEYNRTVAVDDVSLTIEPGHMVALLGPSGCGKTTCLRMIAGLIRPTSGDVFVNDKRMTDVPVHRRNVGMLFQNYALFPHLTVDENIAFGLEMRGISKADAARKMAEALSLVQLSSFGKRYPAQLSGGQQQRVALGRALVIEPAMLLLDEPLGALDKGLRESMQVELRALQRRLGLTTVMVTHDQDEALTMADKIVVMRDGKLEQVGSATEIYQRPASKFVAQFIGASNLFQGPIEQRNGSGAVIRVSPELSLQVDQIPSSASDVMVSIRPEAIIVERAGQSPAAQRANSVTARVDQAIYRGFVSHYYLKTPSGGQIIVFEQNQSQQAGLRYAVGEEVVARWESPSNHVIARH from the coding sequence ATGAGGTCTTCCGAAGTCAGGCTTGACCGCCTCAGCAAGGAATATAACCGCACCGTCGCGGTCGACGACGTCTCGCTCACGATCGAGCCGGGCCACATGGTGGCGCTGCTCGGTCCGAGCGGATGCGGCAAGACGACCTGCCTGCGCATGATTGCAGGGTTGATCCGCCCGACATCCGGCGACGTCTTCGTGAACGACAAGAGGATGACCGACGTTCCCGTGCATCGCCGCAATGTCGGAATGCTGTTCCAGAACTACGCGCTGTTTCCTCACCTGACCGTCGACGAGAACATCGCCTTCGGCCTGGAGATGCGCGGGATATCCAAGGCCGATGCCGCAAGGAAGATGGCCGAGGCGCTCAGCCTCGTGCAGCTCTCCAGCTTCGGCAAGCGCTATCCGGCGCAGCTCTCCGGCGGCCAGCAGCAGCGCGTCGCATTGGGGCGGGCCCTTGTGATCGAGCCGGCCATGCTGCTCCTCGACGAGCCGCTCGGGGCGCTCGACAAGGGGCTTCGCGAGAGCATGCAGGTCGAGCTGCGTGCCCTTCAGCGCAGGCTTGGCCTCACCACCGTCATGGTGACCCACGACCAGGACGAAGCCCTGACGATGGCCGACAAGATCGTGGTCATGCGCGATGGCAAGCTCGAGCAGGTCGGCTCGGCGACGGAAATTTACCAGCGTCCCGCCTCGAAATTCGTCGCGCAGTTTATCGGCGCATCGAATCTGTTTCAGGGGCCCATCGAGCAGCGAAACGGCAGCGGAGCCGTCATTCGTGTCTCGCCCGAACTCAGCCTTCAGGTCGATCAGATCCCGTCGTCGGCCAGCGACGTGATGGTTTCGATCAGGCCCGAAGCGATCATCGTCGAGCGAGCCGGCCAGAGCCCGGCGGCGCAACGCGCCAACAGCGTGACGGCGCGTGTCGATCAGGCCATCTATCGCGGCTTCGTCAGTCACTACTATCTCAAGACGCCGAGTGGCGGCCAGATCATCGTGTTCGAGCAGAACCAGTCGCAGCAAGCCGGACTCCGATACGCGGTGGGCGAGGAGGTCGTGGCGCGGTGGGAGTCACCCAGCAATCACGTCATCGCGCGTCACTGA
- the pxpB gene encoding 5-oxoprolinase subunit PxpB: MSINQPNAPFVGTIEKSPKISLIGTLAMLVEAPGDFDLLQQGRIWALADAVSTWPNVQEAVIGVTNVMLVFEQPPADIGMLGAAIVELWHRLPGRKADGKLIEIPVVYGGELGFDLPAVAKRAGLSERDVIRIHSEGEYTVCAVASSPGFGYLHGLDPRIHMPRKSVPSLNMRAGSVTIGGMQTGVAVLTSPNGWNAIGWASVAMFDPSSEQPSLMLPGDRVKFRIDRIEL; encoded by the coding sequence TTGTCGATTAATCAGCCAAACGCTCCCTTTGTCGGCACGATCGAGAAAAGCCCGAAGATCAGCCTGATCGGCACGCTTGCGATGCTGGTCGAGGCGCCGGGTGACTTCGACCTGCTGCAGCAGGGACGAATCTGGGCCCTTGCAGATGCCGTCTCGACCTGGCCCAATGTCCAGGAGGCCGTCATTGGCGTCACCAATGTGATGCTCGTCTTCGAGCAGCCGCCGGCGGATATCGGTATGCTCGGCGCTGCGATCGTCGAGCTGTGGCATCGTTTGCCGGGCCGCAAGGCCGACGGCAAGCTCATCGAGATTCCCGTGGTCTATGGCGGCGAACTCGGCTTCGATTTGCCAGCGGTTGCAAAGCGCGCCGGACTATCCGAGCGCGATGTCATCAGGATTCACAGCGAAGGCGAATACACCGTCTGTGCGGTCGCGAGCTCGCCGGGGTTCGGCTATCTCCACGGCCTCGATCCGCGCATTCACATGCCGCGTAAATCGGTACCGTCGCTCAACATGCGGGCGGGCTCGGTGACCATCGGTGGGATGCAGACAGGCGTCGCGGTGCTGACAAGCCCGAACGGATGGAACGCGATCGGCTGGGCCTCTGTCGCCATGTTCGATCCGAGCTCCGAACAGCCCTCGCTCATGCTTCCGGGCGACCGTGTCAAATTCAGGATCGATCGGATCGAGCTGTGA
- a CDS encoding biotin-dependent carboxyltransferase family protein, giving the protein MIEILTSPAFNTIQDLGRHGARRFGVSTSGAMDPVALAAGNALLGNDDNAAGIEIQTFPFRLRFSADTAFALTGADHDATLAGSAVRPWWCTRAKAGDVLAITAPRRGARVYMTFGGGIDVPRVLGSRSTHLRGGFGGLEGRTLQAGDVVPIGNSPSSSDGRFDFGVAPPDVAIAGIASADDRVLRIRVMRAGEYDLFSEAMQASFWTTRWKISARSDRGGYRLIGGKLTLDAPVEMRSHGVVAGVVQVPPAGEPIIQMSDANTAGGYPKMAAVIQADLWRLGQATPGSVIAFSEVSYQDAVAAMAPVNDYLVKLRATADLYRAL; this is encoded by the coding sequence GTGATCGAGATCCTGACCAGCCCCGCCTTCAACACCATCCAGGACCTGGGCCGTCATGGTGCGCGCCGTTTCGGCGTGAGCACGTCGGGTGCCATGGATCCCGTCGCACTCGCCGCCGGCAATGCGCTGCTCGGCAATGACGACAATGCGGCCGGCATCGAGATCCAGACCTTTCCGTTCCGCCTGCGCTTTTCGGCCGACACCGCATTCGCGCTCACCGGCGCCGATCACGACGCGACGCTGGCCGGATCGGCCGTTCGGCCGTGGTGGTGCACGCGTGCGAAGGCGGGCGATGTTCTCGCGATCACCGCGCCGCGGCGTGGCGCGCGAGTCTACATGACGTTCGGCGGCGGCATCGACGTTCCGCGCGTGCTGGGCTCGCGCAGCACGCATCTGCGCGGCGGCTTCGGCGGGCTCGAGGGCCGCACCTTGCAGGCGGGCGACGTCGTGCCGATCGGGAATTCGCCGAGCAGCAGCGACGGGCGCTTCGATTTCGGCGTGGCGCCGCCGGATGTCGCGATCGCGGGCATAGCTTCAGCGGATGACCGCGTGCTGCGGATACGCGTGATGCGGGCCGGCGAGTACGACCTGTTCTCCGAGGCGATGCAGGCGAGTTTCTGGACGACGCGATGGAAGATCAGCGCCCGGAGCGATCGGGGCGGCTATCGTCTCATCGGCGGCAAGCTGACATTGGACGCGCCGGTCGAGATGCGCTCGCACGGTGTGGTGGCCGGCGTCGTGCAGGTGCCGCCGGCCGGCGAGCCGATCATCCAGATGAGCGATGCCAATACGGCGGGTGGCTATCCGAAGATGGCGGCCGTGATCCAGGCCGATCTCTGGCGCCTCGGCCAGGCGACGCCGGGATCGGTCATTGCCTTCAGTGAGGTGAGCTACCAGGACGCGGTCGCGGCCATGGCTCCCGTCAACGACTATCTCGTGAAGTTGCGTGCGACCGCGGATCTCTATCGAGCGCTTTGA
- a CDS encoding LamB/YcsF family protein gives MKIGINSDMGEGFGNYRICDDEALMSIISSANVACGFHAGDPIIMDRMVRLAKQKGVEVGAHPGLPDLLGFGRRVIQMDAAEIEKHMVYQIGALQAIATNAGHRVTHVSFHAAMGNMVNADPDMADVVARAIAAINRDFIVFSQPDAEIVRAARKVGLRILTLFLADRAYDEHGHLVSRKLPNSVITSTEAVAERVKRFLDSGTVQTIEGKSIKVEARSILIHSDTPGSVNLAATVRRVIEQGGGEVTPATVLLN, from the coding sequence ATGAAAATCGGCATCAATTCGGACATGGGCGAAGGCTTCGGCAATTATCGCATCTGCGACGACGAGGCGCTGATGAGCATCATCTCGTCGGCCAACGTGGCGTGCGGTTTTCACGCCGGCGATCCCATCATCATGGATCGCATGGTTCGCCTGGCGAAGCAGAAGGGGGTCGAGGTCGGTGCTCATCCGGGCCTGCCTGACCTTCTCGGATTTGGACGCCGCGTGATCCAGATGGATGCGGCCGAGATCGAGAAGCACATGGTCTATCAGATCGGCGCCTTGCAGGCGATCGCGACCAATGCAGGCCATCGCGTGACCCATGTCAGCTTCCACGCCGCGATGGGTAACATGGTCAATGCCGACCCTGATATGGCCGATGTCGTTGCCCGTGCGATTGCGGCCATCAACCGCGACTTCATCGTGTTCTCGCAGCCTGACGCTGAGATCGTGCGCGCCGCGCGCAAGGTCGGCCTGCGCATCCTCACGCTGTTCCTGGCTGATCGCGCCTATGACGAGCACGGCCACCTGGTGTCTCGCAAGCTTCCCAACTCGGTCATCACCTCGACCGAGGCGGTGGCCGAGCGGGTCAAGCGCTTCCTCGACAGCGGCACTGTGCAGACGATCGAGGGCAAGTCGATCAAGGTCGAAGCGCGCTCGATCCTGATCCACAGCGACACGCCCGGATCGGTCAACCTTGCCGCTACTGTGCGCCGCGTGATCGAGCAGGGTGGCGGCGAAGTCACGCCCGCAACCGTTCTCCTCAATTGA
- a CDS encoding acetyl-CoA carboxylase biotin carboxyl carrier protein: MPIQLTDIARLALILARSGVDTIEIEEPGQSLRLVVDTGPRVAASPTPATPADDHSVIAKADVAGCFLAAHPWRDKPFVAPGQRIEAGATVGLVKIGLLYAPIVAPATGTVDAVIAEPGATVGYGTPIARIRPLN, from the coding sequence ATGCCGATACAGCTCACCGATATCGCGCGCCTGGCGCTGATCCTCGCAAGGTCCGGCGTCGACACGATCGAGATCGAAGAGCCCGGCCAATCCCTGAGGCTCGTCGTCGATACGGGCCCGCGAGTGGCCGCGTCGCCGACGCCTGCCACCCCCGCCGATGACCATTCCGTCATCGCCAAAGCCGACGTCGCAGGATGTTTCCTCGCGGCTCATCCCTGGCGGGACAAGCCGTTCGTCGCGCCTGGCCAGCGCATCGAGGCCGGCGCGACCGTCGGCCTCGTCAAGATCGGGCTCTTGTATGCGCCCATCGTGGCGCCGGCCACCGGCACCGTCGATGCCGTGATCGCGGAGCCCGGCGCAACGGTCGGCTACGGCACACCGATTGCGCGCATCCGTCCGCTCAATTGA
- a CDS encoding biotin-dependent carboxyltransferase family protein, which yields MIEILSVTGPASVQDLGRFDQYRFGVGTSGAMDDVALRAGNILLGNDENAAGIEIPMLPFKLRFDRNMAFALTGADVEAEIAGRVIPPWWRSHARAGEVLTIKAMPRGARLYLTVGGGIDVPMVLGSRSTQFRGEFGGWHGRPLHVGDVLPCAAPTAVIGELGVEPAEITLARPNAAADETIVRVVIAGEYDGFDAATQALFWSSSWKITPQSNRYGYRLQGPAVKPEVPIEKRSHGIVPGVIQIPPNGQPIIQMRDAQTSGGYPKIATVIRADLWRVGQARLGSKLRFEQTAYSDALAAETEMSAYLDRLRTNARLVEETRTCRYSSPISRAWR from the coding sequence GTGATCGAGATCCTGTCAGTCACAGGGCCGGCCAGCGTCCAGGATCTCGGCCGCTTCGATCAATATCGCTTCGGAGTCGGCACGTCGGGTGCGATGGACGATGTCGCCCTGCGTGCCGGCAACATCCTTCTCGGCAACGACGAGAACGCCGCCGGCATCGAAATCCCGATGCTGCCATTCAAGCTTCGTTTCGACCGCAACATGGCCTTTGCGCTCACGGGCGCCGATGTCGAGGCCGAGATCGCAGGACGCGTGATTCCGCCATGGTGGCGGTCGCACGCTCGTGCGGGCGAAGTCTTGACCATCAAGGCAATGCCCCGCGGCGCACGACTCTATCTAACCGTTGGCGGTGGTATCGACGTGCCCATGGTGCTGGGCTCGCGCAGCACGCAGTTTCGCGGCGAGTTCGGCGGCTGGCACGGACGGCCGCTCCATGTGGGCGACGTCCTGCCCTGCGCCGCGCCAACTGCGGTCATCGGGGAGCTCGGGGTCGAGCCGGCCGAGATCACGCTGGCGCGGCCGAACGCCGCCGCGGATGAGACCATCGTCAGGGTCGTGATTGCCGGCGAGTATGACGGCTTCGACGCCGCCACGCAGGCGCTGTTCTGGTCGAGCAGCTGGAAGATCACGCCGCAGAGCAACCGTTACGGCTATCGCCTGCAGGGTCCTGCCGTGAAGCCGGAGGTGCCGATCGAGAAGCGCTCGCACGGCATCGTTCCCGGCGTCATCCAGATTCCGCCGAACGGACAGCCGATCATCCAGATGCGCGACGCGCAGACGTCCGGCGGCTACCCGAAGATCGCAACCGTGATCCGCGCCGATCTGTGGCGCGTCGGGCAGGCGCGGCTCGGCAGCAAGTTGCGATTCGAGCAAACCGCTTATTCCGATGCGCTGGCGGCCGAAACCGAGATGTCGGCCTATCTCGACCGGCTCAGGACCAACGCACGCCTTGTCGAGGAGACCAGAACATGCCGATACAGCTCACCGATATCGCGCGCCTGGCGCTGA
- the pxpB gene encoding 5-oxoprolinase subunit PxpB encodes MTTSDRPRISLLGTSALLFEAPGAFDLPHQRRIWALAATASKWPDIREAIPGITNLMLTFETPPRELDGLIAALNDGWDAAEGLAIGGREIRLPVTYGGEIGSSLQSVADHCGLSVDDVVSIHAAPLYTVFALGSHPGYCYLGGMDPRITMPRRQTPLQRSAGGSVSIGGSQTGVSASSGPSGWHAIGHTSWTFFDPTWPTPAALAPGDTIRFAVERVIR; translated from the coding sequence ATGACCACGTCGGACCGGCCGCGGATCAGCCTGCTCGGGACATCGGCTCTCCTGTTCGAGGCGCCCGGCGCGTTCGACCTGCCACATCAGCGGCGCATCTGGGCGCTGGCGGCCACCGCGTCGAAATGGCCTGATATCCGCGAGGCCATTCCCGGCATCACCAATTTGATGCTGACTTTCGAGACCCCGCCGCGCGAGCTCGACGGCCTGATCGCCGCTCTCAATGACGGCTGGGACGCGGCCGAAGGCCTCGCAATCGGCGGCCGCGAGATCAGGCTGCCTGTCACCTATGGCGGCGAGATCGGATCCTCGCTCCAGTCCGTCGCCGATCATTGCGGCCTGTCAGTCGACGACGTGGTCTCGATCCATGCCGCCCCGCTCTACACGGTATTCGCGCTCGGCAGCCATCCCGGCTATTGCTATCTCGGCGGCATGGATCCGCGCATCACCATGCCGCGGCGGCAGACGCCGCTGCAACGCTCCGCGGGCGGCTCGGTGTCGATCGGCGGATCGCAGACCGGTGTCTCCGCATCATCAGGGCCGAGCGGCTGGCACGCCATCGGGCACACGAGCTGGACCTTCTTCGATCCGACCTGGCCGACGCCTGCTGCACTCGCACCGGGCGACACGATCCGCTTCGCGGTCGAACGGGTGATCCGGTGA